One window of the Brevundimonas goettingensis genome contains the following:
- a CDS encoding tetratricopeptide repeat protein, whose protein sequence is MVDVFEQVEEELRSDRYKRLFLTWGPIVGGILLLALIGALGWWGWDSWQNSKADKASVAYDRGLEALQQGNAAGAGAAFLEAQKEGNGAYKALALQQRAGLAVQANNLTQAVELFDEAAKAAGDPILKDTAAYKAALIILDTGTTEDAIKRLTPLAAEGRPMRPFAQEALAMANLQAGKPADARVLCVQLTLGQDVPDSVRQMAQQCIDAVDTGAAANVNDIIKAQKALPPVTAPSAQALAGAQPQTAAPAAAQ, encoded by the coding sequence GTGGTTGATGTCTTCGAGCAGGTCGAGGAGGAGCTTCGCTCCGATCGATACAAGCGCCTTTTCCTGACCTGGGGTCCGATCGTCGGCGGCATCCTGCTGCTGGCCCTGATCGGCGCGCTGGGCTGGTGGGGCTGGGATTCGTGGCAGAACTCCAAGGCGGACAAGGCCTCCGTGGCCTATGACCGGGGTCTCGAAGCGCTGCAGCAGGGCAATGCCGCCGGCGCCGGCGCAGCCTTCCTCGAGGCTCAGAAGGAAGGCAACGGCGCCTATAAGGCTCTGGCCCTGCAGCAACGCGCGGGGCTCGCCGTCCAGGCCAACAACCTGACCCAGGCCGTCGAGCTGTTCGATGAAGCCGCCAAGGCCGCGGGTGATCCGATCCTCAAGGACACCGCCGCCTACAAGGCCGCCCTGATCATCCTGGACACCGGCACGACCGAAGACGCCATCAAGCGCCTGACGCCGCTGGCCGCCGAAGGCCGCCCGATGCGTCCGTTCGCCCAGGAAGCCCTGGCCATGGCCAACCTGCAGGCCGGCAAGCCTGCCGACGCCCGCGTCCTGTGCGTCCAGCTGACGCTCGGCCAGGACGTCCCCGACTCCGTTCGTCAGATGGCCCAGCAGTGCATCGACGCCGTCGACACCGGCGCCGCGGCCAATGTGAACGACATCATCAAGGCCCAGAAGGCCCTGCCGCCGGTGACCGCGCCGTCGGCCCAGGCCCTGGCTGGCGCTCAACCCCAAACGGCCGCTCCGGCTGCCGCACAATGA
- the panB gene encoding 3-methyl-2-oxobutanoate hydroxymethyltransferase, whose translation MSSQKQETVRRLAAPDIMKRKGGEPIVCLTAYDAPTAALLDDHCDLLLVGDSVGMVVHGLPNTVGVTMEMMILHGQAVMRGSKKAMVVVDMPFGSYEGGKEIAYENCARMMKETGAQGVKLESGPTVPETIAYLVQRGIPVMGHVGLRPQAVLTEGAFKAKGKTDDERLRVIAEAEATADAGAFAIVIEGTAEGVAREITEVIDKPTVGIGASAACDGQILVTNDMLGMFDWTPKFVRKYADLRAEIDRAAASYASDVKARRFPAEVETYFSKKPASQ comes from the coding sequence ATGTCGAGCCAGAAGCAGGAAACGGTCCGCCGTCTCGCCGCCCCGGACATCATGAAGCGAAAGGGCGGCGAGCCGATCGTCTGCCTGACCGCCTATGACGCCCCGACCGCGGCGCTTCTGGACGATCACTGCGACCTGCTGCTGGTCGGCGACAGCGTCGGCATGGTGGTGCACGGCCTGCCCAACACCGTCGGCGTGACCATGGAGATGATGATCCTGCATGGCCAGGCGGTCATGCGGGGCTCGAAGAAGGCCATGGTCGTGGTCGACATGCCGTTCGGCTCCTACGAGGGCGGCAAGGAAATCGCCTACGAAAACTGCGCGCGGATGATGAAGGAGACCGGGGCGCAAGGGGTGAAGCTGGAAAGCGGCCCCACCGTCCCGGAGACCATCGCCTATCTGGTCCAGCGCGGCATCCCGGTCATGGGCCACGTCGGCCTGCGGCCCCAGGCGGTGCTGACCGAGGGCGCGTTCAAGGCCAAGGGCAAGACCGACGATGAGCGTCTGCGGGTCATCGCCGAGGCCGAGGCCACCGCCGATGCGGGCGCCTTCGCCATCGTCATCGAAGGCACGGCCGAGGGCGTCGCGCGCGAGATCACCGAGGTCATCGACAAGCCCACGGTGGGAATCGGCGCCTCGGCCGCCTGCGACGGTCAGATCCTGGTGACCAACGACATGCTCGGCATGTTCGACTGGACGCCCAAATTTGTCCGGAAGTACGCCGATCTGCGCGCGGAAATCGACCGCGCGGCCGCAAGTTACGCCTCTGACGTCAAAGCCCGCCGTTTTCCTGCCGAAGTCGAGACCTACTTCTCGAAAAAGCCGGCTTCGCAATAA
- a CDS encoding RNA polymerase sigma factor: protein MTKSLMDFHDVELAALAAAGGRREFGELVRRHGSAVRALLRRMGAQAAEADDVAQDAFLTAFQRCSEFRGEGTFAAWVKRIAARLYLKRKSKDARYVSEIETEEVAPTIDTPGLVDLDEALKSLNETERLCVSLCHGAGMSHPEIAAAMNLPLGTVKSHVKRGLDKLRARLRPEPPLSGRASHVG from the coding sequence ATGACCAAGTCCCTGATGGACTTCCATGACGTGGAGCTCGCCGCCCTCGCGGCGGCGGGCGGGCGGCGGGAGTTCGGCGAGCTGGTGCGTCGGCACGGCTCCGCCGTCCGTGCGTTGCTGCGTCGCATGGGAGCCCAGGCCGCCGAGGCCGACGACGTGGCCCAGGACGCCTTTCTGACCGCCTTCCAGCGGTGCTCCGAGTTTCGGGGCGAGGGCACCTTCGCCGCCTGGGTCAAGCGGATCGCCGCGCGGCTCTATCTGAAGCGGAAGTCGAAGGACGCCCGCTATGTCTCGGAAATCGAGACGGAAGAGGTCGCGCCGACGATCGACACGCCCGGACTGGTCGACCTCGACGAGGCGCTCAAGTCGCTGAACGAGACCGAGCGGCTGTGCGTTTCTCTCTGTCACGGGGCGGGTATGTCCCATCCCGAAATCGCGGCCGCCATGAATCTGCCGCTTGGTACGGTGAAGTCTCATGTCAAACGTGGTCTGGATAAACTCCGCGCCCGGCTTCGGCCGGAACCGCCACTCTCCGGGAGAGCTTCGCATGTCGGTTGA
- a CDS encoding DUF6249 domain-containing protein yields MDMTPILIVFTVFAAITAIILGPGYFKSRERRELQATVRAAIDKGQPLPPEVIEAMGREATKNVPSRTRDIRRGIIWLAVGIGIAAFGLVGELGWSHDGWDGPEHIGNGLLGIACIPTTVGLAFLVLSFFNKNKD; encoded by the coding sequence ATGGACATGACGCCCATCCTGATCGTCTTCACGGTCTTTGCCGCCATCACCGCCATCATCCTCGGCCCGGGCTACTTCAAGAGCCGCGAGCGCCGGGAGCTCCAGGCAACGGTCCGCGCCGCCATCGACAAGGGCCAGCCGCTGCCGCCCGAAGTCATCGAGGCCATGGGCCGCGAGGCCACCAAGAACGTCCCGTCGCGCACCCGCGACATCCGCCGGGGCATCATCTGGCTGGCTGTCGGCATCGGTATCGCCGCCTTCGGTCTGGTCGGTGAGCTGGGCTGGAGCCACGACGGCTGGGACGGCCCCGAGCATATCGGCAATGGCCTGCTGGGCATCGCCTGCATCCCGACGACCGTCGGTCTGGCCTTCCTGGTCCTGAGCTTCTTCAACAAGAACAAGGACTGA
- a CDS encoding endonuclease/exonuclease/phosphatase family protein, whose amino-acid sequence MLNRRTLLTGMTAAPLASPTCACVTAPAPAGSGATLTLATFNIWHNQGDWPARLPLIVEVLRAQDADVIALEEVLQDAAVGLPNQAQTLAEALGYQWIFHSVDDEARPRRYGNAILTRLPIIASDWKKLEPLDDYRTAIRLRVAKGGAPIDLVVTHLAWQDDAGPVRARQIGDLLAWLPQDGTPLVVMGDFNATQEDSGLAVLTGPDYFSALPRGSVATTLKPAKGHPNRVIDHIFARADAFAPVSARAFATQSVGGEYASDHFGVSATIRLRQGQARR is encoded by the coding sequence ATGCTGAACCGTCGCACCCTGCTGACCGGGATGACAGCCGCGCCCCTCGCCTCTCCGACCTGCGCCTGTGTCACGGCCCCAGCCCCGGCCGGGTCCGGTGCGACCCTGACCTTGGCCACCTTCAACATCTGGCACAATCAGGGCGACTGGCCGGCCCGCCTGCCGCTGATCGTCGAGGTGTTGAGGGCGCAGGACGCAGACGTCATCGCGCTTGAAGAGGTGCTTCAGGACGCCGCCGTGGGCCTGCCCAACCAGGCCCAGACCCTCGCCGAGGCGCTGGGCTATCAATGGATCTTCCACTCGGTCGATGACGAGGCCAGGCCCAGGCGGTACGGCAACGCCATTCTCACGCGCCTGCCGATCATCGCCAGCGACTGGAAGAAGCTGGAGCCGCTCGACGACTACCGCACCGCCATCCGGCTGCGGGTGGCCAAGGGCGGTGCTCCGATCGACCTGGTCGTCACCCATCTGGCCTGGCAGGATGACGCAGGCCCCGTGCGGGCGCGCCAGATCGGCGACCTTCTGGCCTGGCTGCCGCAGGACGGAACCCCGCTGGTGGTGATGGGAGATTTCAATGCGACGCAGGAGGACAGCGGCCTCGCGGTTCTGACCGGTCCCGACTATTTCAGCGCCCTTCCGCGCGGGTCTGTGGCGACCACTCTCAAGCCCGCCAAGGGACACCCGAACCGGGTCATTGACCACATCTTCGCCCGCGCCGACGCCTTCGCGCCGGTCAGCGCCCGGGCATTCGCCACCCAGTCCGTCGGCGGCGAATACGCCTCGGACCATTTCGGCGTGTCGGCGACCATCCGCCTGCGGCAGGGTCAGGCCCGGCGATAG